In the Victivallis sp. Marseille-Q1083 genome, one interval contains:
- a CDS encoding IS630 family transposase, translated as MRRRGYLLGDETGIRNDEAKGRSYAPKGNTPVQAVNPVREKVNMISAITNQGKTHFMFYSETMTAQLLIQFMERLIRQNERKVYLILDNLRVQHSKTLTGFLQENAAFIRLFYLPSYSPDLNPDEYLNRDLKSNLSNKPLGRAKGKITEHAKQHMEMIAEQPERIKKLFHSKTVLYAS; from the coding sequence ATCAGAAGACGCGGATATCTTTTGGGGGATGAAACAGGAATTCGCAATGACGAGGCCAAGGGCCGCAGTTATGCGCCGAAAGGCAACACCCCGGTGCAAGCAGTCAATCCGGTACGCGAAAAAGTTAATATGATCAGCGCGATTACCAACCAGGGGAAAACTCATTTCATGTTTTACAGCGAAACGATGACGGCTCAACTCCTGATCCAATTCATGGAACGTCTGATTCGTCAAAATGAGCGGAAAGTGTATTTGATTCTGGATAACCTGCGGGTTCAGCACAGCAAAACGTTGACTGGTTTTCTGCAGGAAAACGCGGCTTTCATCAGGCTTTTTTACTTGCCAAGTTACAGTCCCGACCTGAACCCGGATGAATATCTCAACCGCGACTTGAAATCAAATCTGAGCAACAAGCCCTTGGGGCGCGCCAAAGGAAAAATAACCGAACATGCCAAGCAACATATGGAAATGATAGCTGAACAGCCGGAACGAATCAAGAAATTATTCCATTCCAAGACTGTTTTGTATGCAAGTTAG
- a CDS encoding DUF2235 domain-containing protein, translating into MLTVSCHNLFAFDGTGNGKSSYTNVYLLYESHGGSALGEYYSGVGTDDYTDSEGVFSQIRQAFSRPDITLKINEAMSDYNTLKWSSTEDVCIDVVGFSRGAVTAVEFVQKLGDQEQDMAARVRFLGLFDPVTGPDTSTSPTLPINIDHVAIAYSLDETRNTFTPVIYEAPKGSTMELLRRAFRGGHADVGGGYAKRGLANITFDFMFEAGRNVGVPFMPLSRTFMNKMKHSKIDGEFITHEMMWHQEYPAYNIKYEARHLPAAIERHWIVNELEAPSGPGNAFKYKKTKIFMPYHN; encoded by the coding sequence ATGTTGACGGTGAGTTGTCATAATCTTTTCGCTTTCGATGGTACTGGTAATGGAAAAAGCAGCTATACGAATGTTTACCTTTTGTATGAAAGTCATGGCGGAAGCGCATTAGGTGAGTATTATTCAGGCGTTGGGACTGATGATTACACAGACTCGGAGGGGGTGTTTTCGCAGATTAGGCAGGCCTTTTCTCGTCCTGATATTACACTAAAAATTAATGAAGCAATGAGTGATTACAACACTTTAAAGTGGTCTAGTACAGAGGATGTATGTATTGATGTGGTCGGTTTCAGCCGAGGTGCTGTAACCGCGGTGGAGTTTGTACAAAAACTCGGAGATCAGGAACAAGATATGGCTGCGAGAGTTCGTTTTCTGGGGTTGTTTGATCCGGTCACAGGACCTGATACATCGACATCTCCTACCTTGCCGATTAATATTGATCATGTTGCTATTGCTTATTCATTGGATGAAACGCGTAACACATTTACTCCCGTTATTTATGAAGCGCCTAAAGGGTCTACAATGGAGCTCTTAAGACGTGCATTTCGTGGTGGACATGCTGATGTCGGAGGTGGTTATGCAAAACGAGGCTTGGCAAATATTACCTTTGATTTTATGTTTGAGGCTGGGAGGAATGTGGGAGTTCCATTTATGCCTCTTAGTAGAACATTTATGAATAAAATGAAACATTCCAAGATAGATGGTGAATTTATTACTCATGAAATGATGTGGCATCAAGAATATCCTGCATATAATATAAAATATGAAGCCCGACATCTGCCTGCTGCAATAGAACGGCATTGGATAGTTAATGAATTGGAAGCACCCAGTGGACCGGGAAATGCGTTTAAATATAAAAAGACAAAAATATTTATGCCATATCATAATTAA
- a CDS encoding IS1380 family transposase codes for MTKCNVSIPVFQGPKSRKIEFNFAGGDISSDGGLLFVKEFDRKLGLTRRAGNLLDSFDIRQPGKVEHSYLSMLRQRVFGLVAGHEDLNDHHELRTDPLIQTVVGRDRQLATPSTLCRFENGIDRRACVDLSRLFVEFFIESFSTPPRELILDFDATDDLTYGMQENRFFHGYYDHYCFLPLYVFCGDQLLVAYLRPSKIDAAKHAWAILSLLVKRFRQKWPKVKIIFRGDSGFCRQKMLNWCDKNEVKYIVGLAKNPRLLELSKDLQVKAEALYNETHEKAKLFTQFEYAAGTWKYPRRVIAKAEFNSPGPNNRFIVTNLDDDGQYLYEKVYCARGEMENRIKEQQLDLFADRTSCHDFAANQFRLLLSSLAYILMERFRALLLTGTQFAEATCGSIRLYLVKIGAIIRRNTRKIYVALSSACPNQELLRLIAAKIIAWE; via the coding sequence ATGACAAAATGTAATGTTTCGATTCCGGTCTTTCAAGGTCCGAAAAGCAGAAAAATTGAATTCAATTTCGCCGGTGGAGATATCAGCAGTGACGGCGGGTTGCTTTTTGTGAAAGAATTCGACCGCAAACTCGGTTTGACCCGGCGCGCCGGTAACCTGCTGGATTCTTTTGATATTCGACAGCCCGGAAAAGTTGAGCATTCCTATCTGAGCATGCTTCGTCAACGAGTTTTTGGTTTGGTTGCCGGCCATGAAGATCTCAATGACCATCATGAATTGCGAACTGATCCGCTGATTCAAACTGTTGTCGGTCGTGATCGTCAACTCGCCACTCCAAGCACTTTATGTCGATTCGAAAATGGAATCGATCGTCGTGCTTGCGTAGATTTGAGCCGATTGTTTGTCGAATTCTTTATCGAAAGTTTTTCCACGCCGCCTCGAGAATTGATTCTTGATTTCGATGCTACCGATGACCTCACTTACGGGATGCAGGAAAATCGCTTTTTTCATGGCTATTATGACCACTATTGCTTTTTGCCGTTGTATGTTTTCTGCGGGGATCAATTGCTTGTGGCTTATTTGCGTCCATCAAAAATTGATGCGGCCAAGCATGCTTGGGCGATTCTCTCGCTACTGGTAAAGCGCTTTCGGCAGAAATGGCCGAAGGTTAAGATTATTTTCCGGGGAGACAGTGGCTTTTGTCGGCAGAAAATGCTGAACTGGTGTGATAAAAATGAGGTCAAATATATTGTCGGATTGGCGAAAAATCCACGTTTGCTGGAATTATCAAAAGATCTTCAAGTGAAAGCGGAAGCACTTTACAACGAAACACATGAAAAAGCAAAACTGTTTACTCAGTTCGAATATGCGGCAGGAACTTGGAAATACCCGCGCCGGGTGATTGCCAAAGCGGAATTCAACTCCCCCGGACCGAATAATCGTTTTATCGTCACCAATCTTGATGATGATGGACAATATCTTTATGAAAAAGTCTATTGCGCCCGAGGTGAGATGGAAAACAGGATCAAGGAACAGCAGCTGGATCTTTTCGCTGATCGGACGAGCTGCCATGACTTTGCGGCAAATCAATTCCGGCTTCTGCTTTCAAGTTTGGCTTATATTCTCATGGAACGGTTTCGGGCATTGTTGTTGACAGGAACTCAATTTGCCGAGGCTACCTGCGGCAGCATTCGCTTATACCTGGTGAAAATCGGTGCCATTATTCGGCGGAATACCAGAAAAATTTATGTTGCTCTTTCAAGTGCTTGTCCAAATCAGGAACTCCTCCGCTTGATCGCTGCGAAAATCATCGCTTGGGAATAA
- a CDS encoding sugar isomerase domain-containing protein yields the protein MATTILDHYLTAAKNVLESIASREAANLETAAAAVADAYQAGHRIYIFGCTHSAILAEDVFYRAGAPAFWQPLWGPGMNIATTPGFLTSAMERCEEAGRAIVENSQLQAGDVLLVISTSGKNAAPVAVAATALQRQASVIVISSSAYREARGNHSTIGSLWQLVDRVIMIDNHVPCGDAAIEAGNCPMGPLSTLAGSFLVHSLSALAVEQLAGRGIMPPVFLSSNAPGGREHNEALLNLPGMREKFMLP from the coding sequence ATGGCTACCACGATTCTGGATCATTACCTGACCGCGGCCAAGAACGTCCTGGAGTCAATCGCCAGCCGGGAAGCCGCCAACCTCGAAACGGCGGCGGCAGCGGTGGCCGACGCCTACCAGGCCGGGCATCGCATTTACATCTTCGGCTGCACCCATTCGGCAATCCTGGCCGAAGATGTCTTTTACCGGGCCGGCGCGCCGGCCTTCTGGCAGCCGTTGTGGGGGCCGGGCATGAACATCGCCACCACGCCCGGCTTCCTGACCAGCGCCATGGAACGCTGTGAAGAGGCCGGCCGGGCTATTGTCGAAAATTCCCAACTGCAGGCCGGCGACGTACTGCTGGTCATCTCCACTTCCGGCAAAAACGCCGCCCCGGTCGCCGTCGCCGCGACCGCCCTGCAGCGCCAGGCCAGCGTCATCGTCATCTCCTCGTCCGCCTACCGGGAGGCCCGCGGCAACCATTCGACCATCGGTTCGCTGTGGCAACTGGTCGACCGGGTGATCATGATCGACAACCACGTCCCCTGCGGCGACGCCGCCATCGAAGCCGGCAACTGTCCGATGGGACCGTTGTCCACGCTGGCCGGCAGCTTTCTGGTGCATTCCCTCTCGGCACTGGCCGTCGAGCAATTGGCCGGCCGGGGAATCATGCCGCCGGTTTTCCTCAGTTCCAACGCGCCCGGCGGCCGCGAACACAACGAGGCGCTGCTCAATTTGCCCGGCATGCGCGAGAAATTCATGCTGCCGTAA
- the mgtA gene encoding magnesium-translocating P-type ATPase, whose translation MKLFFTFQAGKHNRELRRQAMVAARRLSAAKSETGNFVRKFGLANGLSEPMVKHMRNRFGANRIVGANRDSILKRLIGAFVNPFTGILLLLAAVSFLMDVRLAAPEDKDPTTVIIILTMVLISGLLRFIQETRSGNAAARLSEMVKTTATVERRMVGKIEVPLEELVVGDIVHLAAGDMLPADVRILRAKDFFVSQASLTGESEPVEKNAAVVRHDCDAVTDSPNLAFAGSNVVSGSATALVIAVGSDTLFGDAARSLAAPPTVTGFEKGVNAVSWVLIRFMLIMVPVVLVVNGITKGNWEAAILFAISVAVGLTPEMLPMIVTTCLAKGAVLMSRRKTIIKNLNAIQNLGAMDVLCTDKTGTLTMDKVVLEYHMNVHGETDSRVLRHAFLNSFYQTGLKNLMDIAIIDRTGRECGDEATLRRLTGSYEKVDEIPFDFERRRMSVVVADRHGKTQMITKGAVEEMLGICSHVEYRGSVEPLTAALRRDLLATVDTFNRDGLRVIAVAQKTNPPPVDAFSVADETGMVLIGYLAFLDPPKSTAAAAVRALREYGVATKVLTGDNEKVTRCVCRQVGLRVDNLLLGAELEKMSKAELARAVERTNVFAKLSPQQKARLVQVLRSNGHTVGFLGDGINDAAALKAADVGISVDTAVDIAKESADVVLLEKDLMVLENGILEGRRTYANMIKYIKMTASSNFGNMFSVLIASAFLPFLPMLSIHLLLLNLIYDISCTAIPWDNVDIEYLRRPRPWDASSVAGFMLRIGPVSSVFDITTYLLMYFVICPSLCGGQLFTQLTDPVLRDWYVALFQTGWFVESMWSQTLVIHLIRTPKIPFMQSRASLPVFLLTFAGIAFLTVIPFTPLGGVLGLTPLPGIYFFWLLLTIVLYMFAAQAVKKNYIRRYGELL comes from the coding sequence ATGAAACTTTTTTTCACGTTCCAGGCCGGCAAGCACAATCGTGAACTGCGCCGGCAGGCGATGGTTGCCGCCCGGCGGCTTTCCGCCGCCAAATCGGAAACCGGCAATTTTGTTCGCAAATTCGGCCTGGCCAACGGACTGTCCGAGCCGATGGTCAAACATATGCGCAACCGTTTCGGCGCCAACCGGATTGTCGGCGCCAACCGGGATTCGATCCTCAAACGGCTGATCGGCGCTTTCGTCAATCCGTTCACCGGTATTCTGCTGCTGCTGGCCGCAGTGTCGTTCCTCATGGACGTCCGCCTGGCGGCGCCGGAGGACAAAGACCCGACCACGGTTATCATCATCCTGACCATGGTACTGATCAGCGGACTGCTGCGCTTCATCCAGGAGACGCGTTCCGGCAATGCTGCGGCGCGCCTCAGCGAAATGGTCAAGACGACCGCGACGGTCGAACGCCGCATGGTTGGCAAAATCGAAGTTCCGCTGGAAGAACTCGTCGTCGGAGATATCGTTCACCTCGCCGCCGGCGATATGCTGCCGGCCGACGTGCGAATTCTCCGCGCCAAGGATTTTTTCGTCAGCCAGGCCTCCCTGACCGGAGAAAGCGAACCGGTGGAGAAAAACGCCGCCGTCGTCCGGCACGACTGTGACGCCGTGACCGACTCCCCCAATCTGGCTTTCGCCGGCAGCAATGTCGTCAGCGGTTCGGCAACCGCTCTGGTCATCGCCGTCGGCAGCGACACGCTTTTCGGCGACGCGGCCCGTTCGCTCGCCGCTCCGCCGACCGTGACCGGGTTCGAAAAAGGCGTCAATGCCGTCTCCTGGGTGCTGATCCGTTTCATGCTGATCATGGTGCCGGTCGTCCTCGTCGTCAACGGCATCACCAAAGGCAACTGGGAAGCCGCCATTCTGTTCGCCATTTCGGTAGCGGTCGGCCTGACACCGGAAATGCTGCCGATGATCGTCACCACCTGCCTGGCCAAAGGCGCCGTGCTGATGTCGCGCCGCAAAACCATCATCAAAAATCTCAATGCGATCCAGAACCTCGGTGCCATGGATGTGCTCTGTACCGATAAGACCGGTACGCTGACCATGGATAAAGTGGTGTTGGAATATCACATGAATGTCCACGGTGAAACCGATTCGCGGGTACTGCGCCACGCCTTTCTGAACAGTTTCTATCAGACGGGCTTGAAAAATCTGATGGACATCGCCATCATCGACCGGACCGGCCGGGAGTGCGGCGACGAGGCGACGCTGCGGCGGCTCACCGGCAGCTATGAGAAAGTCGACGAAATTCCGTTCGATTTCGAACGACGCCGGATGAGCGTCGTTGTCGCCGACCGGCACGGCAAGACGCAGATGATCACCAAAGGCGCCGTCGAAGAGATGCTCGGCATTTGTTCGCACGTTGAATACCGCGGCAGCGTGGAACCGCTGACCGCCGCCCTGCGCCGCGATCTTCTGGCCACGGTGGACACGTTCAATCGCGACGGCCTGCGGGTCATCGCCGTCGCCCAGAAAACCAATCCGCCGCCGGTCGACGCATTTTCCGTCGCCGACGAAACCGGGATGGTGCTGATCGGCTATCTCGCCTTCCTCGATCCGCCGAAATCGACGGCGGCGGCGGCAGTCCGCGCGCTTCGGGAATACGGCGTCGCCACCAAAGTCCTGACCGGCGACAATGAAAAAGTCACCCGCTGCGTCTGCCGCCAGGTCGGCCTGCGGGTCGACAATCTGCTGCTCGGGGCGGAGCTGGAAAAAATGAGCAAAGCGGAACTGGCCCGCGCCGTGGAACGCACCAACGTCTTCGCCAAGCTGTCTCCGCAGCAAAAAGCCCGGCTGGTGCAAGTGCTCCGTTCCAACGGCCATACCGTCGGATTTCTCGGCGACGGCATCAACGACGCGGCAGCATTGAAAGCGGCCGATGTCGGAATTTCGGTCGATACCGCTGTCGATATCGCCAAGGAATCGGCCGACGTCGTGTTGCTGGAAAAAGACCTGATGGTGTTGGAGAACGGCATCCTCGAGGGACGCAGGACGTATGCGAATATGATCAAATACATCAAGATGACCGCCAGTTCCAACTTCGGCAATATGTTTTCGGTGCTCATCGCCAGCGCCTTCCTGCCGTTTCTGCCGATGCTGAGCATTCATCTGCTGCTGTTGAATCTGATCTACGACATCTCCTGCACAGCCATTCCCTGGGATAATGTCGATATCGAATACCTGCGCCGGCCGCGCCCCTGGGACGCGTCGTCGGTGGCCGGCTTCATGCTGCGCATCGGTCCGGTCAGTTCGGTTTTCGACATCACCACCTATCTGTTGATGTATTTTGTCATCTGCCCTTCCCTCTGCGGCGGCCAACTGTTCACCCAGCTGACCGACCCGGTGCTTCGGGACTGGTATGTCGCGCTCTTCCAAACCGGCTGGTTCGTTGAATCGATGTGGTCGCAGACGCTGGTGATCCACCTGATCCGAACGCCCAAAATTCCGTTTATGCAGAGCCGGGCCTCCCTGCCGGTCTTTCTCCTCACTTTCGCCGGCATCGCCTTCCTGACGGTGATTCCCTTCACCCCGCTGGGCGGTGTACTCGGCTTGACGCCGCTGCCGGGCATCTACTTCTTCTGGCTGCTGCTGACGATCGTTCTATACATGTTCGCCGCCCAGGCGGTGAAGAAAAATTACATCAGGCGTTACGGAGAGCTCCTGTAA
- a CDS encoding ferritin family protein, which translates to MPEFCTPFSVMHADRKLTGDELLRAIRFMIAAEYEASQLYTQMAESIDHPLAKAVLLDISEEELVHAGEFFRLLHELAPNEKELYASGAREVEEMIAKLKAVGRK; encoded by the coding sequence ATGCCTGAATTCTGCACACCGTTTTCCGTCATGCACGCGGACCGCAAACTTACCGGCGACGAATTGCTGCGCGCCATCCGTTTCATGATCGCCGCCGAGTACGAAGCGTCACAGCTCTATACCCAGATGGCCGAATCGATCGATCACCCGCTGGCCAAGGCGGTTCTGCTCGATATTTCGGAGGAGGAGCTGGTCCATGCCGGCGAATTCTTCCGACTGCTGCACGAATTGGCGCCGAATGAAAAGGAACTGTACGCCTCCGGCGCCAGGGAGGTCGAAGAGATGATCGCCAAACTGAAAGCCGTCGGCCGAAAGTAA
- a CDS encoding MarR family winged helix-turn-helix transcriptional regulator yields MQHKILKFEMAEHEAVMNVWWTGVLLKKMSGWFFRDRPVSPAQFNILMLLTYAEKPLTQREVSDRLLVDQSNVTGLVERMAKAGLIRRGDVPGDRRCVLLETTELGRRLVTEIEPEYLDLIRSLVRKFSPGELRLLNDFMVRLQAEAVQVEPALEDGRK; encoded by the coding sequence TTGCAGCATAAGATTTTAAAATTTGAAATGGCGGAACACGAAGCGGTGATGAACGTCTGGTGGACCGGGGTGTTGCTGAAGAAGATGTCCGGCTGGTTTTTTCGCGACCGTCCGGTGTCTCCGGCGCAGTTCAACATTCTGATGCTGTTGACCTATGCGGAAAAACCGCTGACCCAGCGGGAAGTCAGTGACCGGCTGCTGGTCGATCAGTCCAATGTCACCGGCCTGGTGGAACGCATGGCCAAGGCCGGGCTGATCCGGCGCGGCGACGTGCCGGGCGACCGGCGCTGTGTACTGCTGGAGACGACGGAGCTGGGGCGGCGGCTGGTTACGGAAATCGAGCCGGAATATTTAGATCTGATCCGCTCCCTGGTTCGAAAATTTTCGCCGGGGGAACTGCGGCTTTTGAATGATTTCATGGTCCGGCTCCAGGCGGAAGCCGTTCAGGTGGAGCCGGCGCTCGAGGACGGCCGAAAGTGA
- a CDS encoding radical SAM protein, protein MISRWYWRRRLLGWAALFWLRRVILRQPLPLIGGLVLNESCNLNCRHCRVNRCTSADLSFAEALTGLRVLFRRGARALAITGGEPLIWGTAGAGVAELIREARAMGFLAVSVYTNGTLPFDHLDADAIFISLDGREPCHDALRGPGVFRKVAARIAEAVHPNLFINQAINAGNVAEVEPMCRWVAAQPNLRGIFFYFHTPYYGIDELFLPLSRRRELIGELLRLKRQNLPVVNSASCLKLVAADRWKRPADLCLVYADRKLFRCCRAVGNALACDNCGYLGYPELQCILQLRPDAVAAAFGYLAGGGKR, encoded by the coding sequence ATGATCTCACGATGGTATTGGCGACGGCGTCTGCTCGGCTGGGCGGCGCTCTTCTGGCTGCGCCGCGTCATCCTGCGGCAGCCGTTGCCGCTGATCGGCGGTCTGGTGCTCAATGAAAGTTGCAATTTGAATTGCCGCCACTGCCGGGTGAACCGCTGTACCTCCGCCGACCTGAGTTTCGCCGAGGCGCTGACCGGTCTGCGGGTCTTATTTCGCCGGGGGGCGCGGGCCTTGGCGATTACCGGCGGCGAACCGCTGATCTGGGGGACGGCAGGCGCGGGAGTCGCTGAATTGATCCGGGAAGCCAGGGCGATGGGGTTTCTGGCGGTTTCCGTGTATACCAACGGCACTTTGCCGTTCGACCATTTGGATGCCGATGCGATTTTCATCAGTCTGGATGGCCGCGAGCCGTGTCATGATGCGTTGCGCGGACCCGGCGTTTTCCGGAAGGTGGCGGCGCGGATCGCCGAGGCGGTTCATCCGAATTTGTTCATCAACCAGGCGATCAATGCCGGCAATGTCGCGGAAGTGGAGCCGATGTGCCGCTGGGTGGCGGCTCAACCGAACTTGCGGGGAATTTTCTTTTACTTCCATACGCCGTATTACGGCATCGATGAATTGTTCCTGCCGTTGTCGCGCCGGCGTGAATTGATTGGCGAACTGCTGCGGTTGAAGCGGCAGAATCTACCGGTCGTCAATTCCGCCAGTTGCCTGAAACTGGTTGCCGCCGATCGCTGGAAACGTCCGGCCGATCTCTGTTTGGTCTATGCCGACCGGAAACTGTTCCGCTGCTGCCGGGCGGTCGGCAACGCACTCGCCTGCGACAACTGTGGTTATCTCGGCTATCCGGAGTTGCAGTGTATCCTGCAGTTGCGTCCGGACGCGGTGGCGGCGGCGTTCGGTTACCTGGCCGGAGGAGGAAAAAGATGA
- a CDS encoding coproporphyrinogen-III oxidase family protein, producing MIAPVLRLLRRRLTGGADDFTFRPASVPELPELEACDLYIHIPFCRNRCRYCPYNTVPYRPEQTAAFFQALRRELRLYLPWLQRRRIGSIYIGGGTPTVVWPELEAFLAGLFKRLPRHGPVALETNPDEIDDALVSRLRSSGVSLVSLGVQSFDDGQLRFLGRSYPAEILPDKIARLQAGGFAGVNLDLMFAFGAAPERIFAEDLAKAMASGVAQITAYPLFEFPYSQVGEIRRQRHLKMPKLRLRRRLYELLFNTMTGAGWQPRSVWGFSRTAAPAYSSVTRDFFLGLGPGAASRLPNRFYFNTFDNRAYQQRLAERRFPTALGMTLSERLSNWYWLYWRFYETRLPVAEIERRFAAEWAWPPLRKSLDVLHWWEPDGEMRRLTLEGAFWIHLLQNGYILNDIDQVWSSCRREAFPAAIRL from the coding sequence ATGATCGCACCGGTTTTGCGATTGCTGCGCCGCCGGCTGACCGGCGGTGCGGATGATTTTACTTTCCGGCCGGCGTCTGTCCCGGAGTTGCCGGAGCTGGAGGCGTGCGATCTGTACATCCATATTCCGTTCTGCCGGAACCGTTGCCGTTACTGCCCGTACAACACTGTTCCTTACCGGCCGGAACAGACCGCTGCATTTTTTCAGGCATTGCGCCGCGAGCTGCGGCTCTATCTGCCGTGGCTGCAACGGCGGCGGATCGGTTCGATTTATATCGGCGGCGGCACGCCGACGGTGGTCTGGCCGGAATTGGAGGCTTTCCTGGCCGGGCTGTTCAAACGGCTGCCCCGGCACGGTCCGGTGGCGCTCGAAACCAACCCCGATGAAATCGATGACGCCTTGGTCTCGCGCCTGCGGAGTAGCGGCGTGTCGCTGGTCAGCCTGGGCGTCCAGAGCTTCGACGACGGACAATTGCGTTTTCTGGGACGCAGTTATCCGGCCGAAATATTGCCGGATAAAATCGCCCGGTTGCAGGCCGGCGGTTTTGCCGGCGTGAATTTGGATTTGATGTTTGCCTTCGGGGCGGCGCCGGAACGGATATTTGCCGAAGATCTGGCCAAAGCGATGGCGAGTGGCGTTGCTCAGATCACCGCCTATCCATTGTTTGAGTTTCCTTACAGCCAGGTTGGCGAAATCCGGCGTCAGCGGCATTTGAAGATGCCGAAATTGCGTTTGCGGCGGCGATTGTATGAACTGCTGTTCAATACCATGACCGGAGCGGGATGGCAGCCGCGGTCGGTCTGGGGATTCAGCCGGACGGCAGCGCCGGCATATTCGTCGGTGACCCGCGATTTTTTTCTCGGTCTCGGACCGGGAGCGGCCAGCCGGTTGCCGAATCGTTTTTATTTCAATACCTTTGATAACCGGGCTTATCAGCAGCGCCTGGCGGAACGGCGGTTTCCGACCGCGTTGGGCATGACGCTTTCCGAGCGGCTCAGCAACTGGTACTGGCTTTACTGGCGTTTTTATGAGACCAGGCTGCCGGTGGCGGAGATCGAACGGCGTTTCGCGGCCGAATGGGCCTGGCCGCCGCTTCGGAAAAGCCTGGATGTTCTGCATTGGTGGGAACCGGATGGCGAGATGCGCCGGTTGACGCTGGAAGGCGCGTTCTGGATTCATCTGCTGCAGAATGGGTATATCCTGAACGACATCGATCAAGTGTGGTCGAGTTGTCGCCGGGAAGCGTTTCCGGCGGCAATCCGGCTGTAA
- a CDS encoding flavodoxin family protein, giving the protein MKETIVAIVYCSRYGHTKLMAERVQRGAAAVPGTKVLLMTAQEATNRLEELDKADAIVYGTPTYMGNIASEMKAFMEAGVGRWVSRAWHDKIAGGFTNSSNFSGDKLNTLNGLMVNAMQQGMIWVGLEQLPGANEPDSAKSVDGPGPNALNRNCGSLGPMASSFNVKAPDAPPAGDLQTAEDYGKRIAVIAAQFKRGKEGD; this is encoded by the coding sequence ATGAAAGAAACCATTGTTGCCATCGTTTACTGCAGCCGCTATGGCCATACGAAATTGATGGCGGAACGCGTCCAGCGCGGCGCCGCCGCCGTGCCCGGCACGAAAGTGCTTTTAATGACTGCCCAGGAGGCGACCAACCGGCTGGAAGAGCTGGATAAGGCGGATGCGATCGTTTACGGCACGCCGACTTACATGGGGAATATCGCTTCGGAGATGAAGGCTTTCATGGAAGCCGGGGTCGGCCGCTGGGTTTCCAGGGCGTGGCACGACAAGATTGCCGGCGGATTTACCAATTCCAGCAACTTTTCCGGAGATAAGCTCAATACGCTGAATGGATTGATGGTCAATGCGATGCAGCAGGGAATGATCTGGGTCGGGCTGGAGCAATTGCCCGGAGCCAATGAGCCGGATTCCGCCAAGAGTGTCGATGGGCCGGGGCCGAATGCGCTGAACCGCAATTGCGGCAGCCTGGGACCGATGGCCTCTTCTTTCAACGTCAAGGCTCCGGATGCGCCGCCGGCCGGCGATTTGCAGACCGCCGAGGATTACGGGAAACGGATCGCCGTGATTGCGGCTCAATTCAAGCGGGGGAAAGAAGGGGATTGA